Proteins found in one Limnohabitans sp. TEGF004 genomic segment:
- a CDS encoding FAD-dependent monooxygenase, whose amino-acid sequence MQFHHRGYVSENPRIKPAAGHGINRPTEIPDEMDVLIVGTGPAAVTVAAQLAHFPSINVRAIERREGRLTQGQADGIQARSVETFQAFGFANAIVDEAYRNVEMCFWKPDEKNPENIVRVSRVPDDAHGVSEFPHIYVNQSRVLDYFLGYAEQAPGKVLPDYGVEFVDLEIDESHDYPVAARIKYIAGPRQGEVRTVRAKYLVGGDGARSNVRTALGHKLEGDASLHAWGVIDVLCNTDFPDFQVKCSIQSHSAGNILLIPREGGYLSRLYVDLGNLDENDAGEIRKTSLDEIIRRANAILHPYTLDVKSIAWWSVYEVAHRVTTGFDNVPADRIGEQHPRAFIMGDACHTHSAKAGQGMNVSIQDGWNLSWKLAAVLEGRAPASLLDTYSSERRVIAQDLINFDKEWSTLMARPVEEWDDPQDLARWYEKTIEFPMGFMTQYPKNQIVAGLEHQDLATGFPIGKRFKSTEVMRRADNRWRHLGHLHEADGRWRVYVFADGAAPANSGTPTADFAQWWLNDAESPRVKYTPHNSDTDAIFDTKVVYQQDYTQVEPSDVPAVFKPIKTPFGLVDVNQIFASGHGRDIFRDREIHQDGAIVIVRPDQYVAGIFPLNARHELKTFFAQHMLPAK is encoded by the coding sequence ATGCAATTCCACCATCGCGGTTACGTTTCAGAAAACCCCCGCATCAAACCGGCCGCCGGCCACGGCATCAACCGCCCAACAGAGATTCCTGATGAGATGGATGTGCTCATCGTTGGCACAGGCCCCGCCGCCGTGACCGTTGCGGCACAGCTCGCCCATTTCCCCAGCATCAACGTGCGCGCCATCGAGCGACGCGAAGGCCGTTTGACACAAGGACAAGCGGACGGCATTCAGGCCCGATCAGTCGAAACCTTCCAAGCATTTGGCTTTGCCAATGCCATCGTGGATGAGGCCTACCGCAACGTCGAGATGTGTTTTTGGAAGCCCGATGAGAAGAACCCCGAAAACATTGTGCGAGTCTCGCGCGTGCCCGATGACGCCCATGGCGTGAGTGAGTTTCCACATATCTATGTGAACCAATCACGTGTCTTGGATTACTTCTTGGGTTATGCAGAACAAGCACCAGGCAAAGTCCTGCCCGATTACGGCGTTGAATTTGTTGACTTAGAAATTGACGAGAGCCATGACTACCCAGTGGCGGCTCGCATCAAATACATCGCAGGCCCACGCCAAGGCGAAGTGCGCACCGTGCGGGCCAAATATTTGGTTGGCGGCGATGGTGCACGCAGCAACGTGCGCACCGCACTCGGACACAAACTAGAAGGCGATGCCTCACTACATGCCTGGGGCGTGATCGACGTGTTGTGCAACACGGACTTCCCAGACTTTCAGGTGAAGTGTTCTATTCAGTCACACAGCGCAGGCAACATCCTGTTGATCCCTCGTGAAGGTGGTTACCTCTCACGCTTGTACGTTGATCTCGGCAACCTCGATGAGAACGATGCGGGTGAAATTCGCAAAACCAGTCTGGACGAAATCATCCGTCGCGCCAATGCCATCTTGCATCCCTACACCTTGGATGTGAAGAGCATTGCTTGGTGGTCGGTCTACGAAGTGGCACATCGCGTGACCACAGGCTTTGACAACGTCCCTGCGGATCGCATCGGTGAGCAGCATCCTCGTGCCTTCATCATGGGCGATGCGTGTCACACACACTCGGCCAAAGCTGGCCAAGGCATGAACGTGTCAATTCAAGACGGCTGGAACCTGTCTTGGAAACTCGCGGCGGTGCTTGAAGGCCGTGCACCGGCATCACTGCTCGACACGTATTCGTCCGAGCGTCGCGTGATTGCACAAGACCTCATCAACTTCGACAAAGAGTGGTCCACACTCATGGCCCGCCCTGTCGAAGAATGGGATGACCCGCAAGACTTGGCGCGTTGGTACGAGAAAACAATTGAGTTCCCCATGGGGTTCATGACGCAGTACCCCAAGAACCAGATCGTTGCAGGCCTTGAACACCAAGATTTGGCAACAGGTTTCCCGATTGGTAAACGCTTCAAATCCACCGAGGTGATGCGACGCGCTGACAACCGTTGGCGCCACCTGGGCCACTTGCATGAGGCCGATGGCCGCTGGCGTGTGTATGTGTTTGCAGATGGCGCAGCACCGGCAAACTCAGGTACACCCACAGCCGACTTCGCACAATGGTGGCTGAACGACGCAGAGTCACCTCGCGTGAAGTACACACCGCACAACAGCGACACAGATGCCATTTTTGACACCAAGGTGGTCTACCAACAAGACTACACCCAGGTGGAACCAAGCGATGTGCCTGCAGTCTTCAAGCCCATCAAAACACCGTTTGGTCTTGTCGATGTGAATCAGATCTTTGCATCAGGCCATGGGCGCGACATCTTCCGCGATCGCGAAATCCATCAGGACGGCGCCATCGTGATCGTGCGCCCAGATCAGTATGTGGCAGGTATCTTCCCGCTCAATGCACGCCATGAACTGAAGACGTTTTTCGCGCAACACATGTTGCCAGCGAAGTAA
- a CDS encoding helix-turn-helix domain-containing protein, with translation MTKLQTVNSRESKADGGSQTLARGLTALEIIGSVPEPISVAALSQQLNIHRSMGYRLVKTLEQSGFVERDVSGGLIVGSKLAILARGVAKDLRSAAAPELAAIAEALEMTAFLVAYDGEFAVTLSSAEPKNLETTLGKKPGSRHAVGQGAPGKVIQSLLKPKIFPPQPFEVSENEVIHGIASIAVPLHLSSGQPAAIAVLYIPHKVNVAKVAKALTAAANRICAVMG, from the coding sequence ATGACAAAACTACAAACCGTGAATTCCCGTGAGTCCAAAGCAGATGGCGGCTCTCAGACCTTGGCGCGAGGTCTGACTGCGCTAGAAATCATTGGCAGCGTGCCTGAGCCCATCAGCGTTGCGGCGCTGTCGCAGCAGTTGAACATCCACCGCTCCATGGGCTACCGCCTTGTCAAGACGTTGGAACAGAGTGGCTTTGTCGAACGCGATGTGTCGGGTGGACTCATCGTCGGTTCTAAGCTGGCCATCCTTGCGCGTGGCGTTGCCAAAGACTTGCGTTCGGCAGCAGCCCCTGAACTCGCAGCCATTGCCGAGGCGTTGGAGATGACTGCTTTTTTGGTGGCCTATGACGGTGAATTCGCCGTGACGTTGAGCAGTGCAGAACCTAAAAACTTAGAGACAACCTTGGGCAAGAAGCCAGGTAGCCGACATGCCGTGGGTCAGGGGGCGCCGGGCAAGGTGATTCAGTCGCTGTTAAAGCCAAAAATATTCCCACCGCAACCGTTTGAGGTGAGTGAAAACGAGGTGATCCACGGCATTGCGTCCATTGCGGTGCCCCTGCATCTCTCTAGTGGTCAGCCCGCTGCGATTGCGGTGCTTTACATACCGCACAAGGTGAACGTGGCCAAGGTGGCCAAGGCGCTCACGGCGGCAGCGAATCGCATTTGCGCGGTGATGGGCTAA
- the pobA gene encoding 4-hydroxybenzoate 3-monooxygenase, producing MRTQVVIVGAGPSGLLLGQLLHKAGVDAIILERQSPDYVLGRIRAGVLEQVTLDVLAQAGVDQRMNKEGLVHTGFDLLFKGERHRIDLAGLTGGQKVMVYGQTEVTRDLMDARQAAGLTSIYAADDVQIHDFDSDHPSVSYSKDGKSHTISCDFIAGCDGFHGVCRASVPRKSIQEFEKVYPFGWLGVLSDTPPVHEELIYANSPRGFALCSQRSLTRSRYYLQVPLTDKVEQWSDDAFWGELRNRLDPEACDNLVTGPSIEKSIAPLRSFVTEPMRFGALFLAGDAAHIVPPTGAKGLNLAATDVKYLSDALIEACVEKSHAGIDHYSTRCLARIWRAERFSWWFTSLMHRFPDQGEIGQKFQEAELDYLIHSESGSRTVAENYVGLPLNFGE from the coding sequence ATGCGTACACAAGTGGTGATTGTGGGTGCGGGCCCTTCGGGTTTGTTGTTGGGGCAACTGCTGCACAAGGCGGGCGTGGATGCCATCATTTTGGAACGTCAAAGCCCAGACTACGTGCTGGGCCGCATCCGTGCGGGCGTGCTGGAGCAAGTGACCTTGGACGTGTTGGCTCAGGCGGGCGTTGACCAACGCATGAACAAAGAAGGCTTGGTGCATACCGGCTTTGATTTGCTGTTCAAAGGCGAGCGTCACCGCATCGATTTGGCTGGCCTCACAGGCGGTCAAAAAGTGATGGTCTATGGCCAAACCGAAGTCACCCGTGATTTGATGGATGCACGCCAAGCGGCTGGCTTGACCTCGATCTACGCAGCCGACGATGTGCAGATCCACGACTTTGACAGCGATCACCCCAGCGTCAGCTACAGCAAGGACGGCAAAAGCCACACCATCTCGTGTGACTTCATTGCGGGTTGCGATGGCTTCCACGGTGTGTGCCGTGCCAGCGTGCCGCGCAAGTCGATTCAAGAGTTTGAAAAGGTGTATCCCTTCGGCTGGTTGGGTGTGTTGTCCGACACGCCGCCTGTGCATGAAGAATTGATTTACGCCAATAGTCCGCGTGGTTTTGCTTTGTGCTCGCAGCGCAGCCTCACACGCAGCCGTTACTACTTGCAAGTGCCGCTGACCGACAAAGTGGAGCAGTGGAGTGACGACGCGTTCTGGGGTGAGTTGCGTAACCGCTTGGACCCCGAAGCGTGCGATAACTTGGTGACAGGCCCAAGCATTGAAAAAAGCATTGCCCCTTTGCGCAGCTTTGTGACTGAGCCCATGCGCTTTGGCGCGTTGTTTTTGGCAGGGGACGCCGCCCACATCGTGCCACCGACAGGTGCCAAAGGTTTGAACTTGGCCGCCACCGATGTGAAGTATTTGTCGGATGCACTGATTGAGGCGTGTGTCGAAAAATCACACGCAGGCATCGACCATTACTCCACCCGTTGTTTGGCGCGCATCTGGCGTGCAGAGCGCTTCTCTTGGTGGTTCACCAGCTTGATGCACCGTTTCCCAGATCAAGGCGAGATTGGTCAGAAGTTCCAAGAGGCTGAGTTGGATTACCTCATCCACAGCGAGTCAGGTTCGCGCACGGTGGCTGAAAACTATGTGGGCTTGCCTCTGAATTTCGGCGAATAA
- the otnI gene encoding 2-oxo-tetronate isomerase: MPRFAANLTMMYSDLPFLERFEAAAKDGFNAVEYLFPYAYPAVELAARLKGNGLQQVLFNTPPGGMTSDDAQRCWELGDRGTACLPGREAEFQAGLSLALAYAEVLDCPRIHAMVGVRPADLSATQADQTLIDNLKWATEQAAKVGCDLMIEPINPRSIPGFHLQRQDHAHAILDSVNAPNLKVQMDLFHCQIVEGDLSIKISQYLPTARVGHFQIADVPSRHEPGTGEVNWAHVFALIDRISLDTNWNGWIGCEYIPADTSSGGTSRGLDWLLKSTA; the protein is encoded by the coding sequence ATGCCCCGTTTTGCTGCCAACCTGACCATGATGTATTCGGATCTGCCTTTTCTCGAACGTTTCGAGGCCGCAGCGAAGGATGGTTTCAATGCTGTGGAATATCTTTTTCCTTATGCCTATCCCGCTGTTGAATTGGCAGCACGCCTCAAAGGCAACGGTTTGCAGCAAGTGCTTTTCAATACCCCGCCTGGTGGCATGACCTCAGATGATGCGCAGCGTTGTTGGGAATTGGGAGATCGTGGCACAGCATGCCTACCCGGACGTGAGGCTGAGTTTCAGGCCGGCTTGTCGCTGGCGTTGGCTTATGCGGAGGTGTTGGACTGTCCTCGCATCCACGCCATGGTTGGTGTACGCCCCGCAGATTTAAGTGCAACGCAGGCAGACCAAACGCTCATTGACAACCTCAAGTGGGCCACCGAACAAGCTGCCAAAGTGGGTTGCGACTTGATGATCGAGCCCATCAACCCGCGGAGCATTCCTGGCTTTCATTTGCAACGCCAAGACCATGCGCATGCCATTCTTGATTCGGTGAACGCACCGAACTTAAAAGTGCAGATGGATCTTTTTCATTGTCAAATCGTTGAAGGCGATCTTTCAATCAAGATCAGTCAATATCTGCCCACAGCTCGGGTGGGGCATTTTCAGATCGCGGATGTACCTAGCCGTCACGAGCCAGGTACAGGCGAGGTCAATTGGGCTCATGTGTTCGCGCTGATTGATCGCATCAGCCTCGACACCAATTGGAATGGCTGGATTGGTTGTGAATACATACCAGCCGACACAAGCAGTGGCGGGACTTCGCGTGGTCTTGACTGGCTGCTCAAATCAACGGCCTGA
- a CDS encoding SAF domain-containing protein: MSLIQKLKKRAAESRPVRVAVIGAGKFGSMYLSQAPRTPGIHLVAVADLSPDRARASLARVGWESPRFAATSLAQAAKDGSTFITDDAPSVIASDYVDIVIDATGSPAAGIAHALLCCEHRKHIIMVNVEADVLAGPLLARRAKEAGIIYSMASGDQPALIAEMVDWARTIGMEVVCAGKGTKYLPIYHQSTPDTVWGHYGFNADQVAGGDFNAQMFNSFLDGTKSALEMAAVANGCELTPPKDGLYFPPCGVDDLPHILRPRSDGGILAQKGMVEVVSSIERDGRPVFRDLRWGVYAVFEAPSKYVMDCFQQYGLKTDSTGKYAAMYKPYHLIGLELGISVASIAVRQEATGATGEWRGDVGATAKRALKKGEKLDGEGGFTVYGKLMQTEDSLRLNALPIGLAHNMTLKRDIAAGEVVTWNDVAFDATQQAVAFRREQEAVFRQEMKA; encoded by the coding sequence ATGTCGTTGATTCAAAAACTCAAGAAACGCGCGGCTGAGAGCCGCCCCGTGCGCGTGGCGGTCATTGGTGCTGGCAAGTTCGGCTCGATGTACCTGTCACAGGCACCGCGCACCCCTGGTATCCATTTGGTCGCTGTCGCTGACCTGTCGCCCGACCGGGCGCGTGCTTCGCTGGCGCGTGTGGGCTGGGAGTCTCCTCGCTTCGCGGCCACCTCGCTGGCGCAAGCTGCCAAAGACGGCAGCACATTCATCACAGACGATGCGCCTTCGGTCATTGCCAGCGACTATGTGGACATCGTCATTGACGCCACGGGTAGTCCTGCCGCTGGCATTGCGCACGCTTTGTTGTGCTGTGAGCATCGCAAGCACATCATCATGGTGAACGTGGAAGCCGATGTGTTGGCTGGGCCGTTGTTGGCGCGTCGCGCCAAAGAGGCGGGTATCATTTATTCGATGGCCTCTGGCGATCAGCCTGCCTTGATTGCAGAAATGGTGGACTGGGCACGCACCATTGGCATGGAGGTGGTGTGCGCTGGCAAGGGCACCAAATACCTGCCCATCTACCACCAGAGCACCCCCGATACCGTCTGGGGCCACTACGGCTTCAATGCAGATCAGGTGGCGGGCGGGGACTTCAATGCGCAGATGTTCAACAGTTTCTTGGACGGCACCAAGTCCGCGCTTGAAATGGCAGCGGTTGCCAATGGCTGCGAGCTGACGCCCCCCAAAGATGGTTTGTACTTTCCGCCTTGTGGTGTTGATGATTTGCCGCACATCCTGCGTCCGCGTTCTGACGGTGGCATCTTGGCGCAAAAGGGCATGGTGGAAGTGGTGTCCTCAATTGAGCGAGATGGTCGCCCCGTTTTCCGTGATTTGCGTTGGGGCGTGTATGCGGTCTTTGAAGCGCCGAGCAAATATGTGATGGATTGCTTCCAGCAATACGGCCTCAAAACCGATTCGACGGGGAAGTACGCGGCGATGTACAAGCCCTATCACCTGATCGGTTTAGAGCTGGGCATCTCAGTGGCGAGCATCGCTGTGCGTCAAGAGGCAACGGGCGCAACCGGTGAGTGGCGCGGCGATGTCGGCGCGACAGCCAAACGTGCGCTTAAAAAGGGCGAAAAGCTGGATGGTGAAGGCGGCTTCACGGTCTACGGCAAGTTGATGCAAACCGAGGACTCTTTGCGACTGAATGCCTTGCCGATTGGCTTGGCGCACAACATGACTCTCAAGCGCGACATTGCGGCTGGCGAAGTCGTGACCTGGAATGACGTGGCGTTTGACGCGACCCAACAGGCCGTGGCTTTTAGACGCGAACAAGAGGCGGTGTTTCGCCAAGAAATGAAAGCTTGA
- a CDS encoding LysR family transcriptional regulator, producing the protein MSNFDWNNLQSFLAMARAGRLTVAARRMGVDHSTLSRRISALEDAMHVKLFERRPEGFALTPEGEALLGDAEEIESLTVRMGARLHADTSKLTGNVRMGTPEGFGTYFLAPQLAHLSHKHPDLNIELVANPRSFSLSKREADIAISMARPNQGRVYARKLIDFGLGVYASRNYLASHAPITTRQDLLAHGWIGYVEDLMWTSELDYLPMVDRNIQPRLHISNVISQLTAIEGGAGLGVLPHFMARQSPVLTRVLPTEIHLTRAYWLITHPDTHNLARIRACCDFLTEQAFARGSDYWMSELA; encoded by the coding sequence ATGAGCAACTTTGACTGGAACAACTTGCAATCCTTTCTCGCCATGGCGCGTGCGGGTCGACTCACCGTTGCCGCACGCCGCATGGGGGTTGACCACTCGACACTGAGTCGTCGCATCAGCGCACTCGAAGACGCGATGCACGTCAAGCTGTTTGAGCGACGACCGGAGGGATTTGCCCTGACACCAGAGGGCGAAGCATTGCTGGGTGATGCGGAAGAAATCGAGTCTCTGACGGTTCGCATGGGTGCACGACTACACGCGGACACATCGAAATTAACAGGCAACGTGAGGATGGGGACGCCCGAGGGATTTGGTACCTATTTCCTCGCCCCGCAGCTTGCACATCTGAGCCACAAACATCCAGACCTGAACATTGAACTGGTGGCCAACCCGCGGTCATTTAGCCTGTCCAAGCGCGAAGCCGATATTGCCATCAGCATGGCTAGACCCAACCAAGGTCGCGTCTATGCACGCAAACTCATTGACTTTGGATTGGGCGTTTACGCCAGCCGCAACTACTTGGCGTCGCACGCACCGATTACCACGCGACAAGATTTGCTCGCACACGGTTGGATCGGGTACGTCGAGGATCTGATGTGGACTTCGGAGCTGGATTACTTACCCATGGTGGACCGCAACATCCAACCAAGGCTACACATCTCTAACGTCATCAGCCAATTGACGGCGATTGAGGGCGGTGCTGGACTGGGTGTTTTGCCTCACTTCATGGCACGACAGTCACCTGTGCTGACACGTGTTTTGCCGACGGAGATTCATCTGACACGTGCGTACTGGCTCATCACACACCCTGACACCCACAACCTAGCGCGCATCAGAGCATGCTGTGATTTTTTAACTGAACAAGCGTTCGCACGCGGCTCGGATTATTGGATGAGCGAATTGGCTTAA
- a CDS encoding fumarylacetoacetate hydrolase family protein → MSNIFQMPHGSTVYGTLLNHREALAALGDQVNVAPYKAPPKAPILYIKPRNTWAQSGDAVVVPSDAPELQMGATLGLVIGRVASKVSVADALNHVAGYVVLNDISVPHDSFYRPSMRFKCRDGFCPMGAYVPRAAVVNPDALTMTVAIDGVVVQHTDTGGRIRSVAQLLVDVTEFMTLHPGDILSIGISANAPLAHAGQRVTVSIAGVGQIENTLVAEELV, encoded by the coding sequence ATGTCGAATATTTTTCAAATGCCCCACGGGAGCACTGTGTACGGCACATTGTTAAACCATCGCGAAGCCTTGGCGGCTTTGGGTGATCAGGTGAATGTGGCGCCTTACAAGGCGCCACCCAAAGCACCGATTCTGTATATCAAGCCGCGCAATACGTGGGCGCAAAGTGGCGATGCGGTGGTGGTGCCATCGGATGCGCCTGAGCTGCAAATGGGGGCAACGTTGGGGCTGGTCATTGGCCGTGTGGCTTCTAAGGTCAGCGTTGCGGATGCGTTGAACCACGTGGCTGGCTATGTGGTGTTGAACGACATCAGCGTGCCGCATGACTCGTTTTATCGCCCCTCCATGCGCTTCAAATGCCGTGATGGTTTTTGCCCCATGGGTGCCTATGTGCCGCGTGCGGCGGTGGTCAACCCTGACGCGCTCACCATGACCGTGGCGATTGATGGCGTGGTGGTGCAACACACAGACACGGGGGGGCGTATTCGCTCGGTGGCTCAGTTGTTGGTCGACGTCACAGAGTTCATGACCTTACATCCGGGTGACATTCTCAGCATTGGCATCTCTGCCAATGCACCCCTCGCACATGCGGGGCAACGCGTGACCGTCAGCATCGCTGGCGTGGGTCAAATTGAAAATACATTGGTCGCGGAGGAGTTGGTATGA
- the hpaR gene encoding homoprotocatechuate degradation operon regulator HpaR has product MKSPLRHKNLPHLLLQSREALMSRFRPVLNQHGVTEQQWRILRVLLDEDGLEPRQLCERCLISSPSIAGVLMRMEEAGLIKRERMEHDQRRVKVTVTAATKKLGKSIAPIIEREYLELEKKVGVKQLQQVYDTLDTLLQNLDSHEEIGD; this is encoded by the coding sequence ATGAAAAGCCCGCTTCGGCATAAGAATTTGCCCCACCTCCTCCTGCAATCAAGGGAAGCCTTGATGAGCCGTTTTCGCCCTGTGCTGAATCAGCACGGCGTAACCGAGCAGCAGTGGCGAATTCTGCGTGTACTGCTGGACGAAGATGGCTTGGAACCTCGTCAGTTGTGCGAGCGTTGCTTGATTTCCAGCCCCAGCATTGCCGGGGTTCTGATGCGCATGGAAGAAGCTGGGTTGATCAAACGTGAACGCATGGAACACGATCAGCGACGCGTCAAAGTAACCGTCACAGCAGCCACAAAAAAGTTGGGTAAAAGCATTGCCCCCATCATCGAGCGCGAATACCTAGAGCTTGAAAAGAAAGTGGGCGTCAAGCAATTGCAGCAGGTGTATGACACGCTCGACACCTTGCTGCAAAACCTCGACAGCCACGAAGAAATCGGCGACTGA
- a CDS encoding IclR family transcriptional regulator C-terminal domain-containing protein translates to MNKADWIEGMARGMAVLESFDTERQRLNATLTAQRTGLTRATARRHLLTLTHLGYLETDGQYYWLSAKVLGFAGSYLSGARLPRAVQPTLHQLSLATQLSCSVAVLQNDAVIIVARGIWQGPDLPIKASHHVLAYGLHVGTRLPAHATSTGQVLLANLTPPEMKTWLEANPLSRLTAHTATQVKDLKQKLKRIAKQDYCLATQEHELGVDALAVPLRNQRGDTVAALNLVRSGAAPNAPDLATRWLPLLQQTAQALRPLI, encoded by the coding sequence ATGAACAAAGCTGACTGGATTGAAGGCATGGCCCGTGGCATGGCCGTGTTAGAAAGTTTTGACACCGAGCGCCAACGCCTCAACGCGACGCTCACAGCACAACGCACCGGCCTGACCCGTGCAACCGCACGCAGGCATCTGCTCACACTCACCCACTTGGGATATTTGGAAACCGATGGTCAGTATTACTGGTTGTCCGCCAAAGTGCTGGGGTTTGCGGGGAGTTATTTGTCAGGTGCTCGATTGCCGCGCGCGGTTCAGCCCACCTTGCATCAGCTGAGCTTGGCCACGCAACTGTCGTGCTCTGTCGCGGTGCTGCAAAACGATGCGGTGATCATCGTGGCAAGAGGTATTTGGCAAGGACCAGACTTGCCCATCAAGGCCAGTCATCACGTGCTGGCCTACGGCCTGCATGTGGGCACACGCTTGCCCGCGCATGCCACATCAACGGGGCAAGTGCTGCTGGCCAACTTGACACCGCCAGAGATGAAAACATGGCTAGAGGCCAATCCATTGAGTCGCTTAACGGCACACACCGCCACACAGGTGAAAGACTTGAAACAAAAACTCAAGCGCATCGCCAAGCAAGATTACTGCTTGGCGACACAAGAGCATGAATTAGGGGTTGACGCTTTGGCTGTACCGCTGCGCAATCAGCGTGGCGACACGGTGGCTGCGCTGAACTTGGTGCGTTCAGGCGCAGCCCCCAACGCACCAGATTTAGCAACGCGCTGGCTGCCTTTGCTGCAACAAACTGCGCAAGCCCTCAGGCCGTTGATTTGA